ACCTGGCGACAGACGCAGGAGAAGATCGGCGCTTGAGTGGTTGAATCCCTCCGGCAAGGAGAAGGCGGGAATGACAACGCAAATCATGCCACCCTCCAGCGTCACGGAGCTGCCCGGCGCTCGCGCCTCAAGGTAATTTTGATCGATAGTAGGCAACATCAGCGTACTCCCTACTAGCGGCCGGGGTTGATCTGGGCCGGTGCAGTGAAGAAACGCAAGCCGTTGCGCATCTCCACCTTGGTATCCGTATCGATTTTCACATCGGATCCTCCCGGCACCACTTCGAAAAGGTCACGGTCTGGCCCGATGTCAGGCTCCGGTAAACGCCGCAGCTCGCCGCCAGTCAGCACCATTTCTCGAACTTTGTAGTTTGTGCGGTCGATCTTGATCTCGAATGCCTGGGGACGATCAGGCCTTAGCGCGTCCACACGATCATTATCCATTTTGCCACCTCCATGTCTTGATACCCTGATACCACGACACCACGTATATTGACAAGCAGTCTGATTTGGTTCAGAAAAGCACTATGAAACAAGTCAAAGCGATGACTGTCCGCCTCTCCGAAGATCAGGCTCAGGCCCTCGAGATGCTCGCAAGCGTTGAAAATCGGCCCGTGTCGGACGTGATTCGTTCTGCTATCACCACCCACATTGAGACACGCCGTCGCGATCCAAAATTTCAGGCCGGGCTTAAGGACCGTATCTCGCAAGCGCGCAAGCTTCTCGACCGATGAAGATCGTGGTCAGTGGGTCGGGTGCCTCAGCGAAAACCGTGACGAAGATAGAATGAAGAAGACACCGAAGCGTTTTGGCGGCACTGATCTCGTCCTCGGGCAGCAGACGTTCGCTGCCATCTCGGCGGTGGAAGGGTTAGGCCTCAGCGTCGCGAGCCGCAAGCGGCTGGCCGACATGAAGAAGCGCAAGCTATCCACCGATCAACAGCGGTCCGAAGTTATCCGCGCCTATTTGGACGCTAAGTCGCGTAGGTGAGAGCGCTCGGCTACGACGCATTCGACGACCCCTACGCCTACAAAGGCATAAACACGCTCAAGAACAAGCTCGGCCTGCGCGATCCGGATTTGCTTGAGGCGTTTGAACTCGAAATGACGGCGATCCGAGCGCGCGAGCCTTTGCCACGCGGAGTTTACGACGCGCTTCACTACCGCCGCGTCCACCGCCACCTGTTTCAGGACGTCTACAGCTGGGCCGGAAAATATCGAACTGTGCGTACGTCTAAAGGAGGTAACCCGTTTTGCTTTCCCGAGCACATCGACGCACAAATGAAGCGCTTGTTTGGGACGCTTGGGATAGTTTTGAATTCGCCACATGCTGATGACTTCGCCCGTGAGGCAGCGCGTTTTCTCGGTGAGTTAAACGCGATTCATCCGTTCCGAGAGGGCAATGGGCGCTCCCAGCTGACCTTTATAGCGATGATCGGGGAACGGGCCGGCTATCCGTTAGCCTTCGCGCGTGTGAAGCGCGAAAGCTTTCTGCCGGCGATGATCCGCAGCTACGAGGGCGACCTTAATCCGTTGATCGCCGAGCTTCGCCTCCTACTTGGCTAAAGCAGGCCATTTCGAAGTGCGGTATCTGAAGGCTCAGCGGGCGCTAAATTGAAATCAGCTCGAATCTCTATCCGGCACTGCCAATCCGACTCATTGATGGTTAATGGATCGTGTCCCATGACGTGGTGTAGGTGAGCGCGATCATCCCGGTCGCCGGCGAGGGCCGAACTGGTCAGGCGGCCACGGCGGCGTGTCGCAACCCGATCTTACCAGCGAACCGTCGATGACCACCGCAAGCCGCTCGCTCGCTACGGCGCTACGAAAGGCGCGCGTCGCGAGCCGCTTGCTCCGCCCGAGCTACACCAGTTCCCGGGATACGACCTGATGATGCTCTTGAAGTCTATTTGAAATTTAGCGTTTGAGGATGAGCGGCTTGTCGAGGGCGCGCTCATTCAGCCAGCCGGCCGGAAATCAATGTGCGCGGCTCTTCACAGAGTGTCTGGCGAGATCAGAAATGACTTCGAGAAAGCCGGAGCCAAGCACCTTGAGCCCGTTTCCGTCTCATCGGCGGCCGCTTCCCGGAGGGCTTCGCGCGGACGGCCTGGCGCGCAGGGCATAGTGTCGAGCGTACCGGCGACGCCAAAATGCGCACGGCCAATGCCGACCCCTTCGGATGGCTTATTCGCCCTTGACTGCGGCTTTGTGAGCAATGTAAACAGAATACTGTGAACGATGGTCACATGGAGCGAGTGTGGCAGAATTCTGGGAAGACCTCGTCGGGATCAACGAGATCGCCGCCATGACCGGTGTCTCGCGACAGGCCGTTGCCAATTGGAGAGTCCGAGCCGCTGATTTTCCGAAGCCAGTTCGCGAGCTGGCTTCGGGCCCAATTTTCCGGCGCTCCCAGATTCGCGCCTGGTTAAAGCGCCACAAGAGAAAAGGGAAGCCGATGACCCACGTAATTTCTACGATTAACTTAAAAGGCGGAGTCGCGAAGACAACGACTACCGTTGCTCTAGCTGAGACGTTCTCTGCGAATATGGGCAAGAAGGTGCTGGTGATCGACCTTGACCCCCAAACCAACGCCACGCTGATGTTGATTGGCGAGGAGAAATGGTTCGAATTGAACAAAAAGGAACAGACTTTAGCGCGTCTATTTAAGGATGCGATGGACCCCGACAATCGTAAATTCAATTTGGAGGGCACGCTTCAGAAGCAAGTATCCGACGTGGGCGCTGCGCGAACCATCGACCTGCTGCCATCGAGCCTCGACCTCATCGACGTCCAGGACAAACTCGCCTCGGCCCCCGCGGGGAAATTCTACGCGGCCAATCCGATCGATCTGCTCTGGCGAGCCGTAAAGGGAAAGCTCGATGATTACGACGTCGTCATTGTCGATTGCCCTCCTAACCTAGGGATTATCACTTTGAACGGTCTTCGAATCTCCGAAGGCTATATAATTCCCACAATTCCGGACCATCTCTCGACCTATGGCATTCCACAGATTACCACGCGCATCAGGGACTTTTCTGAAGCCATCTCCGAAACCATCGAGCCTGTTGGAATCGTTGCGACCAAGTACCAAGCCAATTCAACGGTGCATAATAACGTGCTGAAGCAGCTTCGAGAAGATGCCGATCTTCCCGACGTGATGGATACCATTATCCGGCAGGCGAATGCGGTCGCCGCTGCGGCCGAATTCCAGATGTACTCGCGAACCCTAAAGCAGAAGTACGGAGCAGAGCTGGCGGGTCAGTACGATGACCTCGCCAGAGAGATCTGGTCTGCCCTGGAGGCGTGACAATGAATATCCGGAAATTCCTGACGGCGCTCGTCCGTGAAATCGCCGATGAGGCCGAGCACAACCCAAGTTTCCGAGAGAGAATCGAGCAGGCTCTCAGCGTCGCGCCGCTGGGTGCCGATGTGGCCCATGCTCCCAGGACCGCATCCAAGACGGAAGAACCCAAACGACCTAGCAATCGGCGTGCGCCGGCTGTTCTAGATCCAGTCCAGCTGGCGCGCCAAGGCGAGGGGGTCTTGCGTAATGCGCTTGGAGAGTTAAACATTGAGCAGCTGCGTGATGTCGTTGCCGACTATGGGATGGATACCGGCAAGCTCGTGATCAAGTGGCGGACCCCGGATCGCATTATCGATCGCATTGTTGAAGTTTCTCGGCAGCGCGCACTTAAAGGCAGCGCATTTCGGGACATCGCGCCCGAAGATCCACAGGAGCGACCTTCAGCGCCCGATCTGCCCGAACCACGTGAAGGGTGAGACGGAAATGACAGCCGTGATCAACTTCGCGAACTTTCAAATCATGGAGCCAGAGACGAAGGACCTTGTCTTAGAACTTATGCAGAATGCCGACCGGCAGCGGTCCGCGTTCATGTCATTTGTTAATATTTGGATGGCCTTCAACGGGTGGATGGCGGCGATTACCGAGCGGGAGACCGACGCGGACATGATCCGGGACCTCTCTGTCAACCGTCGCCTGACCGATGCCTATGCCGGCTTGATGGAAAACTCTCGCGCGTTTCATCGTCTTGTTTATGATTTCTCGGCGATGTGGCCAGTTCTAAATGTCCGAGACGTACGGAAAAAACTTGGCCGCGACGCCTTCTGGCGGCTTCATAGCGATGAATTCGCCGCAGCCTGCAGTGCAGCCAATGTCAAGCGCCAGCCCTCGGCGTGGAATGCCGGCGATAGGCCATCGTGGGAACAATTGTTGCGCACGATCTACCAAGTGCGGTGCAACCTGTTTCATGGCGAAAAGTCGCCGCAGAACGTGCGCGACCGCCAGCTTATTCTTAAGTCGGATCGCATCTTGCGGACCTTTATAGTCGAGACGGGCTGCTTCGAGTGGCACGCATGACCGCTTCTGTCATAGCGTCTGGAGGCACAAATCGTTCGCCTCCGCTGGATGGCAGCGACAATCGGCGTGACCGCCCCGCCGATTGTCCTCCTTTAGTGGCGCGCAGCCGCACCCCGCGCGTCTTTTTTGCAAGGTGCTGACCGGTTGAGGGTGTCTCGCACTCATGGCCACGGGACGCTGGGCCAAGCCAATCTGCACGGAAACAGCTTCGTGTTCAGCAAACCTGTCTAACACTTCACGGAGCCCAAGCCTTGAAGGCCCGAGATCTAAGCTGCGCTCCAGCCTTTTCGGATTTTCTCCGCAATTGCCATCAATTCCTTCAGAGCGAATCCAACGTCTTCGCCCGATCCCGAGGAAGCAGAGTGGCTCGCCCGCCTCGCCTCGGCGTTTATCCCCGCGATCGCATCCGAAAGCTCGGCGCTGATGCCCACAGGGCCCCTCTGTGTGCTCTGGTTCTCTGAGCTTATAGCGGGTCCCGCGCTCGCCAGCGAGGGTAGGATGGAGCCAGACTCACCTTGCGGTGCCCTCGAGACCAGCGTCGATTTTGAATGAATCTCGAGCCATGCGGAGGGTTCCGTCCACCGCCGCAAACTTGGCGGGTCGCCTCTCGCGGCCCCCGCTTCATCGACGAGCCGCCGCATTTGGTGATCACGAAAAAAATAGAGCTTCCCAATCTCGAACGGCCGCGCATTGGCGACGAGCAGGATCGACCTATCCCTCGGCATCCGCGTCAGCTCCTGCGGCCGTCGCAGCGGCGCCGCCATGTGCCCGAGCGACACGCGAGACTGAGACAGGCCTGCTCCCATCATCTTCGTCGTGTGCGTCGCCGTGTACGTCCCAAGCGCGTCCGAGACATATTTTGCGGTCTCATTGTCGTTGATTGCGACGAAGAGCTTTAGCGCCGCGCCGGCAACAAGCGTCTCGCGCATCGCCTTGCCGTACGTCTCGTCGAGCTGGGAGATGTTTTGCAGCACGATCGTCATGCGGAAGCCATAGCCAGCGCTGACCGCGATCTTCGAGGCGAGAGACGACATCCTACCAAGCGCGTAGAATTCATCGAGGAGCAGAAGGACCTGATACGGCTCGTCGGCGCCAGGAAGATTGCGCATCAGCACATCGTGGATCTGCTGAAACAAGATGCGAATAAGCGGGCGGTAGCTTTCGAGATCGGCAAGCGGCGAGCCGATAAAGATCGACATGCGCTTGCGGCGCAGGTCGCGGATGTCGAAATCCGACGTTTCGGTCGCGGCGCAGATCAGCGGCGAGTCCCAGGCCGCAAAGGCGTTGTTGACGTTGAACATGACCGAGCCGCGGGTGCGGTCGGGAATCGCTACGAATTGATTGAAGGCGTCAAGCACCCAGGACGGGACAGAACCGTCATTTTCCGTCCCGGCGATGGCTTTGAGCACATCGGCGATGTCGTGCCCAGTCGAGATCACTCGCACGGCGGAGCGAATATGCCGCGCCTTCTCGAAATGGATGCTGGTCATCACATAGCCGAGCAGTGCCGCGACGGTCTTGCGCGCGGCAAGCGTCCATTCATTCTCGACTGAGCCGGTCGCGACGAGGAAGGTCGCGATATTGGCGCAGTCCGTCGCCATTTCGGGACCGGGCCGCACATAGTCGAGCGGATTGTAGCGGTGGGAGGAGGCGGAGCCCGGCGCGAAGACGAAAACACTGTCGCCCTTCGCCGCACGCGCCGCGCCGAAGGATTTCAGATTCTCGCTCTTGATGTCGAGCGTCACCATGGAGCCTGGCCAGGCGAGGCCGTTCGGGATAACAAAACTCACGCCCTTGCCGGTGCGGGTCGGGCCGACGATCAGCAAGTGCCCGGGGTCGTTCGAGATCAGCGTTTGTCCATTAAGACGGCCGAGGATGATCCCGCTTCTCGCGGCCAGACCCGCACGGCGTGCCTCGGGGAGCGTTCCGAAGCGCGCGTCGCCATGCAGCGTCGATCTGCGGTTTGCGTAAAGAAAGATCGCTAGGGCGAGGAAGAGCGCGAGCACGACGCCGGCGGCGAGGGCGCCGTTTTCCAGCGCGAGTTTGGCAACGCGCTCGTCCTGGGCATAGACATAAAAATGCTTGTAGGCGAGCGGAAAGCCATGGTCGAAGGAGATCGGCGGAAACTGCTCGAGGTCGAAGCGGGGATTTTCCGTCGTGACCCTCTTGAGAAGCGCCCATTTCTGCGCAGGCCTGGAGAAGCCGGAGCGAAAGCCGGTCACGATCGCATAGGGCACGGCCCAAAGCAGCGCCGCGGCAATGAAAACAAACAGCCCGATAACCAGCCGCTCGAGATGTTCCCGCATCATCGGCGCTCGACCTTTCAGCGCGCCCGCGCCGCGGCGCCCTGCTTCCAGGCCGCCATGCGCGAGAAATAGACCTCAGACGTTCCGCGCCAGCCGCCCAGCCGGCTTTGTTGGACCACGATTGGCAGGACCGTCTTCACATAGGCGATGATCTCGTCCTTGCGCAGGCCGAGTCCGCTCTGCATGACCATCAGCGCGAGCTGCTCGAACGCGCCCGCGGCGCTGTCGGCGTGAATCGTTGTGATCGAGCCGGGATGGCCGGTGTTGATCGCCCGCAGGAAGGAATAGGCCTCCGACCCCCGGATTTCGCCAAGGAAAATCCGGTCCGGGCGCAGGCGCATGGCCGCTTGGAGCAGGCTCTCAATCGTGACCCGCGCCTGGCCCTGGTCGCCCTTGGAGGCGACGAGCGGCAGGAAGTTTTTTTGCAGCGGCCTTACCTCGCGCGTGTCTTCGATCGTGACGATCCGCTCCTCGAGGGCCACCTCCTTTAAAATAGCGTTGAGGAAAGTGGTCTTACCTGACGAGGTTCCGCCGGAAAGCAAGATGGAATAGCGATTGCAGACAGCGAGCCGGATGAAGGCCTCGATCCGCCCCGCGTCCAAATGCTCGCAGAGCTCGCTATCAATCTCAGACAACTCGTTGCCGACCGAGACCTTGACTCGCTCAAACGAGCCCATGCGGCGGTAGTCTTCCAGCATGAGCTCCTTGATGACCTGCTTGCGGATTGCGAAGGCTCCGCCGTTCGTCGTCGCCGGCGGCAGCACCCCCTGAAAGCGTTCGCCGGTGGCGAGCGCAGCCGAGAGCAGCGGGTGCTCGCTATTAACGCTCTGGTTCGAAAAGCCCGCGACGCGCTCGCAGAGATGCCGAATCCAGTCACTCGTGACCGCAGGCGCCTCGATCCGCCGCATCGACGACTCCCCCATGACCTCGACGAAAAGCTCGCCCGGGCCATTGGCGACGATTTCGACAACGGTATCGTCGTTCAGCCATTGCCGCAGCGGCCCGAGCGCGTCCTCGAGAAAGACTGTGTGGGCGTCGGCGTCCCTATCGACGAGCCTTGGCTTCACGGCGCAGCTCCCTCAGTTCCTCTTTGACGGGGTCGGGATAAAATAGGGAGAAGTCGAGATCCTTCTTGATGAAGACGACGATGCGCGCGCCCTGGTCGACGTAAACGGTGGGCGGGATGTTGATCGAATCCCGCAGCGCCTCTTGCGAGAGCCGGGTCAAGGATTGCGAAACCTGCTGCGCGCCGATCTGCCGGGCGTTGATCAAATTTTGATTGGGCAAAGTCGTGATTGCCGTGAGCTGACCGGTGAAGGGATCGAGCGCATATTGGCTTTGTTGCTGGTAGCTGTTGACGTTCTGGCCAAGCGTCGCGACGAATTGCGAGACGCCGCCGATGACGCTGAGCGCGACTGCCGCCCCGAAACGCTCGACATAGTGATTGTCGAGGAAGCCGGAGTTCCCGGCCCGGCCGAGATCGTCGGTCCCCGGCGAACCCAGCTGAACGGAGACGCCGTCGGGGCGCAACAGCCGCGTCCAGACCACGAAAACCCTCGTCTGCCCGCGGGCGAGCCCGGAGCGATATTCGCCGATCAAGGTTGATCCCGAGGGGATGAGCACGCGCCGACCGTCGAAGGACCAGGCGTCTTCGCGGGTGATCGCTTTCACGGAGCCCGGAAGGTCGCTCTGGATCGCGGTCAGCAGCTCGCCGCGCACCATCGTGCCTTGCGGCACGAGGGCGTCGATCCGGTCGTTTTTCGTCGCGATGGATCGCTCGACGCCGGCGGAGCCGGCGCGGGCGAGAAAGCGCCGGTTAGGGTCATCATCGGCCGTTTCCGAGGTCCCACCCGGGGTCCTCTCATCGTTCCCTGCCGCCGCGCCGAGCGCGCCATCGGCGACGAGCTGGGGCGCCCGCAGCCGCTCCCAGCGCCGCCGCTCCTCTTCGGCGGCGAGACGCCGGGCCTCGACGTCGTCGACTTTCGGTTCGCTCTCCGTCTCGAAGGCCGGCGGCGCGACAAGAGGCGTGGGCGGGGCGACCGGCGGCGGGGGGACCTCGGCGGCTGGGGGCGGCGGAGGGGCCGTCATCTTGCCGAGATCCAGATTCGGGCGCTGGTCGATCGCCGGCGCCGGAAAAGCGGTGGTGTGGAATTCCTCTTTCTCCGGCGCGGTCATCGGCCGCGTCTCCTTATGCTGGGAGGCGTAAACCATCCAGCCGACGAAGAGCGCTGCGGCGCTGGGGACGCCGATCTTGATGAAATTTCCCATGACGTGTGACGAGCGCTGGACCGAGCTTCTTGCCGCATCTTCGAGCTCGAGCGAACGATAATGTTCGGGCGACGGCATGTTCGCTCCTTACCAAAATTGAAAGCCGTTCGAGCCCACCCGCTCTGGCGCATAGGGCTCGAGGCCGTCAGGTTCGTGGAGATTGTTTAGCCGCCGATTGAAGACGCAGGTCGCTTCCGCGCCGTTGCGCAGCGTCCACTGGAAATTGACCTTGTCGACGATGATGTAGGGCCCCTCTTTATGGAAATTGACGACGCTCTCCTTGCGGTCGCGGTCGACAACAAAGATCGCCGGCGTCTCCTGATCGGGCGCAAAGCGAAACCAGGTCTTGACGCCGTCGTCGAACACCGCAGTCGGCTTTGAGAGCGAGGAGCCCTTATAGGTGTAGTCGCTGTTGGCGTTGGCGACGTTGAAATTCTTCGTATTGGGATAGCTTGCGCGCTCCTTGGCGAGGGCGACGAGCCTGGCGTCGGCCTCATCCTCCGGGAAGCGAAAGCGCACCTTGAACACTTGCGCCCTACCCTGCCGGAAATCCGCGCGCAGGAGGAAGGAGTAGATGCGCTTCGTGGTTACGACGTTCAGATTGGAGAAAGCATTCTTTTCGACCGGCTTGACGAAGATGATGTTGCCGCGCTTGTTGGGCTCGACCTTCCAGGCGACCGAGTCGCCGAGCGCCAATGTCTCGATCTTCTCGTCGTCGCCCAGCACGATCATCGTCGAGACGCCATAGGAGCCGTTGATGGCGACGACCTCGTCAGGCCGGAAGCTGACCTCCCGCACCCTGGCGTCATAGCGGCCCGCCCAAGGCGACTCTTCTGCCTGCGCGAGGCTCGGAGCGCCGGTCGCGAGCAGGCCGAGAAGGAGGGGGAAGCCGAGACGCCGGCTCACTTGTCGGCTCCCGTCGCGGTCGGGACCGTTTCCTGGTCGCGGCGGTATTCCGTCGTCTGGAAGCCGAGCGGATTGTCGAAGCGCATCTGGTTCGACATGGGAGAGCCGGAATAGCGGAAACGCACCAGCGCCACCCAGTCGCGATGGACGATATTTGAGGCGGATTTTTCATCCGTGCCAAAGCGCACCAGCGCCGTGCGCTGGTTTGGGAACGTCACCGATTTGACGGAGACGCCGACCTCGGTGGTCGCGCCGAAGATCTTGACCGGGTTCTTCGGATTGGCCGGGCTGAAAATCTCGGTGAGATCGCGGGCGGCGTCGCCGGTCGAGAGCAGCTGTGCGAGATCGAAATTGTCCTTGAGCGCCTTGGGATCATAGGTCTCGCGCGCCTTCACATAGCGCACAACGTTGAACATGGTGACGGCTTCGTCTTGGCTGAGCGCTCCCTCCGCCATCGGCCGCTTGACCTCGACGAAGCCTGAGGATTTGTCGACGACGATCATATAAGGCTCAAAGGTCTTGAGCGGCGCGAGGCTTGCGAGCGAGACAATCGCGCCGAGCGCGACGACTGTCATCACGGCGGCGATGATCCAGGCGATCGAGAGCGACGAATTCTTCCAGAGCGTCCGGTCCTCTTCCCAGGTCCCGCCCTCCTGGTAGTAGCGCGCGCCCTCCCCTGTCGCGGGGGCTCCAGGGCCCGGCGCAATGGGGGCGAACTCTTCTCGCAGGACCCTGCGGGGGAGGCGGCGAAACGGCAATTCCCACATCATCAAATCTGGTCCATTTTCTTGGCGAGCACATCGGCGGCGCGTTGGCCATAGATGCGCTCATAGCGGGCGCGCGTGACGCGATCCTGCAGCGACCGATCGACGCCGAAGCGTGCGCCGTAGCCGAAAGGCACGCGGGCGCGATAGGCGTTTGAGGCGACCATCGCGCCGTTCGCGGTGACCGAGCGCCAGAGCCCGCCGATCGTCGTCGCATAGAGCGGAATGCCGCCGGCGATCGCCGCGGCCATGCCGGGGAGCTGGCTCAAGAGGAAAAGGCCGGTGAGGCCGACGAGAAAGAACGGCGCGAGCGCGCCCCAATCGACCTGGCCGCTGTTGATGGCGGCGCCAAGACCCGCGAAGATCGGCTGCGTGACGGTGAGGTAGAAGGCGAGAAAGGCGTATACCAGCACCTGCAGCATCGCATACATGACGGCCGCGGCGAGCCAGCCGGAGAAGAAGCGCGTGGAGGCGTCGAAAAGCAGGAGCAGGATCATCAAGGGCGCGATGCCGAGGATCAGCCACAGAAAAACCTTCGAGAGAATGATCGTGAAGGTGGCGACGGCGAGAAAGAGCGCAATGATGATGACGCAGGCGAGCCCGACGAGGGCCGAGGCGAAGGATTGCAGGCTGAACGCGAAATGCAGTTGAAAGCCTTGCGCGACCTGGTTCCAGATCGCTTCCAGCGCCGAGACGACGGCGTTTGGCGATGTGTATGCGTTGTTATTGCCGACGCTGAGCAGACGATTGCCGATCGCCGCTGGTCCGTCGTTGAAGAGCGTGTAGGCGAAACTCGTGAAGTCGCTCCAGGAGGTCGCCAGCGCATAGATCACAAAGGCGCGAAACAGCCGAAAAGCGGCGTCGGTCGCCGTTCCCGTAGCAGTTCCGGACCAGACGCCAAATCCCCAAAAGATCACATAAGCGATGAGCAGGAGCGAGGCGATCGAGGCGCCTGCCCCGCCCGCGGTCACATCCCGGGCAAGCTCCTGAAAGGCCCCTTGGACATAGGTGCAGCCGGTCTGGTCGACGCCGGAGAGGATCTGCGGGATGATTCCGGACCCGTAATTCTGCGCGGGGCAGTTTTGCAGCACGGTCACTTAAGCCGCTCCGCGTTGATTGGGCGCAAGGGACCGCAGTCGCCGGCGGCGGAGCTGAAGGGCTCAGGCGCGCGCTTGGCTTCCGGCTCGGCATAGAACAGGGCTTGCACGGCGTTCTGGGGAGCTGCCGGCTCGGGCGTGGGTTGTTCCGCGGCCGCGGGCAAGCCACCCTCGGACATGGCGCAAGGCGCCTCCAACGGCCGGTAGCCGCAGCCAGAAAGAGCGGCCGCGATCAGCGCGGCGCTCGCCATAAAGAGAAGCCGCATCGCGCTATTGTCCGTAGGGTCGAAACTGCATGGCGCGGGCCGCGGCGGAAAGCCCGGCGATGCGGTCGAGATTGGCCTGGTTGGCTGCGGCGGCCGCCGTATTGACCGCGCCATTGAGCTGGACGATCGACTGGCCGTTCTGCGCCTGGATCTGCGAATTCTGGTCAATCGAACCTTTCACATCAGGGGAGCTTCCGATCTGCTGCCCGCCGGACGTGAAGGCGTTGCTGGCGTTCTTGACCGTCCCTTGCGTCGAGTTGATGAGGCCGAGAATGAGTTGGGCCGTGTTCGAGGAGTTGAGATAGGCCTTGTCGCTGGGGAGCGCGCCTTGTAGCCCGGAAAGCGTCTTGACCAGATTGAGTCCATTGATGAGCGAGCTGATGATCTGCTGCGAATCGCCGCCCAGCCCAGCGAAAGACAGCGGGCCCCCTGAAATCACCGAGCCGAGCGACGGCGCGTTCCCCATCGAAAAGCCGCCGCCGAGCGCCATTTGCGCGAGCGGCCCCTGCGCCAGCGACGAGCGGTCGCCGGTTACGGCCTGCAGAGTCTTCTGCACATTGGAAAGAATATCCTGATCGGTCGAGAGGATTTGCTTGGTGTTCGTCGCCGTCTGCTGTGACTGGGAGAGATTGGCGGCGTCGATCACCGGAACCTGGGCATTGGCGCCGCGAACGAGGAAAAGGTTCGCCACGCAAAAAGCCAGTATCGCCCGTTTCATGGAAAGCCCTTTTTTATTGCGACTGTGCGCGTTCGAGATAAACGGTCACATTTCCGAGAGCGTCGGCGACGCGGCGCTCGACGCAGCCGCCATCGAGCAGCGACTGGCAGAACGGGCTCGAAGCCAGGATGCAGGGACTATTCGCCGTGCCACTGCCGCGGTAGCCAGCGCCGCAGATCGCGTTGCCGGGGAGAAGCCCGCTTCCTGAGGCGAAGGACGTAAAACTCATGCCGCGCGCGGCCTGGCTTGCCTGCGACACGCGCATCATGTTGATCGCGTTATAGGCGCTGACGAGCAGATTGGCGGTTGCGAGCACCTGGTTCCAGCTGAGGCCGTTCTGCGTCCCGCCGGAGGAATTTTGGTCATAGCCTGCCATGATCGTCGGCGACCCGCCGATGAGGACCGAGGCGTTTTTATAGGTCGGGCCGTTGCTGTGGATCGTCGCCTGCGCCGCCATATTGCCGGCGACGACGTCGCCCGTCGCAGACCCGAAATTTTGCGTCGCCAGCGTTGGTCCAGTGGCGTTGGTCGCGGGCGTCGTTCGCATTTGCGAATCGTAGCTCTGGACGGCGGCGGCGCCGGCGGACGAATTCGGCGTCGCGGTG
This region of Methylocystis iwaonis genomic DNA includes:
- the virB9 gene encoding P-type conjugative transfer protein VirB9 produces the protein MSRRLGFPLLLGLLATGAPSLAQAEESPWAGRYDARVREVSFRPDEVVAINGSYGVSTMIVLGDDEKIETLALGDSVAWKVEPNKRGNIIFVKPVEKNAFSNLNVVTTKRIYSFLLRADFRQGRAQVFKVRFRFPEDEADARLVALAKERASYPNTKNFNVANANSDYTYKGSSLSKPTAVFDDGVKTWFRFAPDQETPAIFVVDRDRKESVVNFHKEGPYIIVDKVNFQWTLRNGAEATCVFNRRLNNLHEPDGLEPYAPERVGSNGFQFW
- a CDS encoding virB8 family protein, coding for MMWELPFRRLPRRVLREEFAPIAPGPGAPATGEGARYYQEGGTWEEDRTLWKNSSLSIAWIIAAVMTVVALGAIVSLASLAPLKTFEPYMIVVDKSSGFVEVKRPMAEGALSQDEAVTMFNVVRYVKARETYDPKALKDNFDLAQLLSTGDAARDLTEIFSPANPKNPVKIFGATTEVGVSVKSVTFPNQRTALVRFGTDEKSASNIVHRDWVALVRFRYSGSPMSNQMRFDNPLGFQTTEYRRDQETVPTATGADK
- a CDS encoding type IV secretion system protein, translating into MTVLQNCPAQNYGSGIIPQILSGVDQTGCTYVQGAFQELARDVTAGGAGASIASLLLIAYVIFWGFGVWSGTATGTATDAAFRLFRAFVIYALATSWSDFTSFAYTLFNDGPAAIGNRLLSVGNNNAYTSPNAVVSALEAIWNQVAQGFQLHFAFSLQSFASALVGLACVIIIALFLAVATFTIILSKVFLWLILGIAPLMILLLLFDASTRFFSGWLAAAVMYAMLQVLVYAFLAFYLTVTQPIFAGLGAAINSGQVDWGALAPFFLVGLTGLFLLSQLPGMAAAIAGGIPLYATTIGGLWRSVTANGAMVASNAYRARVPFGYGARFGVDRSLQDRVTRARYERIYGQRAADVLAKKMDQI
- a CDS encoding conjugal transfer protein — protein: MKRAILAFCVANLFLVRGANAQVPVIDAANLSQSQQTATNTKQILSTDQDILSNVQKTLQAVTGDRSSLAQGPLAQMALGGGFSMGNAPSLGSVISGGPLSFAGLGGDSQQIISSLINGLNLVKTLSGLQGALPSDKAYLNSSNTAQLILGLINSTQGTVKNASNAFTSGGQQIGSSPDVKGSIDQNSQIQAQNGQSIVQLNGAVNTAAAAANQANLDRIAGLSAAARAMQFRPYGQ